Below is a window of Malania oleifera isolate guangnan ecotype guangnan chromosome 1, ASM2987363v1, whole genome shotgun sequence DNA.
TCTTCTTTAAATGCAATTTTACAGGTGAGGTTTGGAGGATCATTAAGGAATGGCTAGGCTTAAAAAGGAGTATGACCACCATCAAGGCTGCAGTCAAATGGATGCACAAGGAGGCAAAGGGCAGAAACATCCAAGCTGCTGGACGGAAAATTACCTTGGCTGCAACAGTTTATTATATTTGGAACTTTAGGAACAAATTCATATTTGAGGGACATTCAATTTCTCTTTTGGAGCTAGTCAAAGTAATTCAAAGACACACCTTCACGGCAGTTTTTAACaaatatgatatgtatgtaaTTCAATGTTAAAAGTTGTCTTGTTTCGGTTATGTAAGGAAGAAATAGTATGATTATTTCTAGGGATTCCTAGCCTTGAAAGTATTGAGATTGGCTGAGTCTCTTTGGATCCTGGGTATGCCCGGGTTTTTGGATGTATTTTCGTTTTGGTGTAATACCTTGTTTGTTTGgcctgggtatgcccagagtaTTTGTACATTCGTACTTTGATCAATATACACTTTTACCATttgatctaaaaaaaaaatataacaaaagagTCAAAAGACAGGAAtacagttttttgttttttgctttcttttttttataaaaaaaaaaaatttaacacaaaaatcatattttgctCATTATATAAAATGGCGTGAAAATCACGTTCGACAAAAAATGAAGtaagataaaatataaaaattatgcgataaatttgatttattttattttattttatttcgttATCGTGTACAATCATATAGGCTAttgatttataaaattaaattttttttcattgaaGTAATTatatcttctattttttttttaatttttcttgataactaaatattaaaaaataattttttacatttttattttatttttcttatctcATGTTTTGAAGTTTAGGCACATGGATTTCatgatttgaatttaattttttgtgcTTTTGCAAGAAATTTAATATCATATTTTATCTAAGACATCGAAGTTCAAATTTATACTACTAAATTTGAGATGAGTTTGGACTTCAATTTAACACGAGTTTGAATACAATAAAATGTGAAATAGTATCGAAGTTCAACCaaatctatataaatataaatccaAGATACGTAATTTACACCATCAAATACAATCTTCAGTTACATTTCCTAGTATGAAATTTGGATCTTGGGTTTGAATTTGAATGGatcttaataaatttcaatacaaatttaCATTTGgatcaaaatttaatatatatttaaaattagttttttatGAAGTTTCCATTGAGGCCAACTGGGCATGGTAATACTAAAATTTTGGGGCGGTTAGGGATTATCGGTTAGGTTGGGTTCAGTTATCTGGGTAGGCCTATTAGTGCTGATTTGACCTTAACCACTCATTGATTAAGAAATCCCACCAAAAGATACCGTTGGATTGGGGTCTTGTGATGGTGTTGACGTTTCATAAAGCCCAACTCCCTTTGCTTAAAATTTTCCTTTGTCTCAAAAATAAAAGCACATGAAAACATTCCCAAAAGAAACAGATTCCCATCACCAAACGCTTCCCAGAGAAATGCAATAAATGAAAACAAACCAAAGTGCGAATTTGATTCTCCCCAACGGAAGCTTTAATTGAATTCCAAGTTAAAAAAAATGtgaacaataataatacaacCACCACCACTCCTTTTTAGACTGCTTCTGGTCCCATAAAGCCACCAACTTGTTTGGGCTGTGCCTGTGTTCCGTTGGCCTTTCATATTGGTggcgcaaaaaaaaaaaaaaaattgatttcattttctaattattatttattatgtgcTTTTATTAATCTTCTATACACGTGCCATTAATCCGTTAACCCcaattacatatatattttacagacaacaAAAAAAATCTTGGTTTCCTGGCCTCTGGGTTATTTTAAGTTTATTGAGAACTTTCCAGTAAGAAAGAAATAATGGTTGTTGATGCCAAGCGCGGCCCAACAAAGGCCaaccccactctctctctctctctctctctctctctccgcccaaaaaaaacaaaatatctacaaatTTAAGAGTGCCTCTGACACCTCCCCGTGAAGGCACTCCCGAAAGCCCTCTCAGCAAAACTGAAAAGCACTGCCAGACAAAACACCGAAAGCTACCCTCTTCTCTCTCGTCTTCCAACCATCGTCGGAATCCAAGACCTCATCAATGCCCGACGCTCCATCGGCGTAGCATTGACCATATATAGCGCATATGGGTAGAATCTGTTTTTGGGCATTTTCTCTGTTCCTCTTAGTTTCGGTTGCTCAGCTGTTCTTTCCGGCGGTGGACTCCAAGACGTATTGGGAAGACATCGAAGCTTTGAAGGAGCTCAAGAACGGGCTCGACCGTGGCTCTGTGAGTCCCGGGTCCTGTCTGAGCTCCTGGAACTTCACCGTCGATCCTTGCGATAATCTCTTCGGCGAGCGATTCACCTGCGGCTTCAGGTGCGACGTCGTCGTCTCCGGCACCAGCCGGGTTACCGAGCTCAGCCTCGACCAGGCGGGTTACGCCGGCAATCTCACCTCCGCCGCCTTGAACCTCCCTTATTTAGAGACTCTCGACCTCTCCGGCAACTATTTCGCGGGCTCCATACCCGACTCGCTGCCCAACCTCACTCGCCTCCGGCGACTGGGTCTGTCTACTAACTCGTTTTCTGGCGAGATACCCGCCTCGATCGGCTCTCTGTCTAATCTCGAGGAGCTCGCCCTCGACAGCAATGGCTTCCAAGGCACGATTCCAGCGAGCCTCAACGGTCTGACGCGCCTGAAAAGGCTACAACTCCAAGCGAACAAGCTCTCCGGCGAATTCCCCGACCTGAGCTCTCTAAAGAATCTCTTCTTGTTAGACGCCAGCGACAATGCCATCTCCGGAAAACTCCCGGCGAATTTCCCGCCGTCTGTGGTCCAAATCTCAATGAGAAACAACAACTTGTCGGGACTCATCCCCGAAAAGAGCATCGAACATTTGGGTTCTCTACAAGTAATGGATCTAAGCAACAACATTCTCACCGGCGCCGTCCCGTCCGTTCTGTTCACGCACCCGTCACTTCAGCAGCTCACTCTATCCTTCAACCGGTTCTCCTCCGTACAAGAGCCCGGCAAAACCGCTGCCGGTAAAAGCGGGCTTATCGCAGTAGATATAAGCAACAACGAGCTCCGGGGACTCCTGCCGGCGTTCTTGGGGTTAATGCCGAAACTCACCGCAGTGTCTCTGGAGAAGAACAAGTTCACGGGTATGGTTCCGATTGGATACGCCCTGAAGGCGGTATTTCCGGGCGCAGGAGTGTCGCCGTTGGGACGACTGTTGCTCGGCGGAAACTACCTGTTCGGGCCGATTCCGAGCCCGTTAAAGCAGCTGAAGGCGGAGCAGGCGACGGTGACGTTGGATGACAACTGCTTGTACAGCTGTCCGTTAACGTTCTTCTTTTGTCAGGGGGCTGAGCAGAAGCCGTTGAGGGTTTGTAGGAAGTTTGGTCCAGTGATCCCTCGAAGCTTgtgatttattaattattatttgtaaatttaatcttctcttttttttctGGTGCCTTCGATCACTTGTTTATTCTAGTtttgagttttatttttattttttattaagagGTGGATTATGGAGAAATAAATGGCTTAAAGGAGTGGGTGCTGAGTGCCGAGTGCTGACGACGGAGGTGGCCGGCTCCGATGACGAAAAGCACGTTTTGCTCACGTGCGTGTAGATCGGAGAGTGGGACCTCACCGAGTGTGGGGGTCACCAGATCCCCGTCGTGGGGGTGTTCAGTGTCGCTTGAGGATTCATCAGACGATAGTAATTAAAAGGGTCTTTACATTCGAGAAGAAAAGAAGAGTATGAAAGAACAGAAAAACAAAACGACAACGTATATCCATTTTGGAgcttataaataaataaataaataaaagctgCCCAGAACGCTGCAGGTTATTACCGTTTACCAGAAACTATCCCTCGGCTTATGGGGAACGGAGATGTTGTACTCGAGCGTAGCTTGAGGTGGCAGAATCCTGACCTTTCGTACTGGGAATGGGAGGTGCAATCTAAGCCGTTGATCGAGGAATCGATGGAGGATGAGTGGCTGTAATCATTCGAAGGGCCCATGGGTCGAATGATGCCCTGTAACTGTAGTGGGGTACCCGTGCTTCATGGGTTGGGCTGGGCGTTCATTGCCAGAAAATCCAAATCTTAGTTAGGGGGATGTGATATGACCATTGCTGAGTTGAGTACTGTATTCAACTTTCTCTTTCTTAGGTTTGTCCAGCCGACTAGTCCAGTCCAAATCCAAACCATTCTGGAAGTGTTTGGGTTGAGATAATTTCATGCAAATCGAATATATAAGTTTAAGAACGAGTTAAGAGCACAAACTACCCAACCTAATCTAATTTGAATATAATGagaaaaaataacataaacaaGGAAAATAAAGCAAGAGAATGCTTGCTAAATGTTGTGTAACGTGAGTATTGCTTGAGGTTAAGGTTCTTTGAATCTTTATAAAACTCTTTGTGGTTTAATTTTTATGTTCATAGCTAATAGGGACTCTAAGTCAGTGGCATTATTGagtttactctctctctctctctctctctctctctctctcaaactgaGCTAATCGGTATGGGTAGAAATTTGAGGTTAACCCAACCAAAATCAACCCTACTATGAAGGCTCAGCATATCCATAGGTTGCCCAATTTACGAGTTAAAGATGCTAATgtgaaaaaagagagagattcTCATGCCCAGAGGACGTGTTTTAGAACATAATGGGTAAAAAATGCAGGTTGAAAATTGGCATGCCTTCCTTCaactaatatatatacacatgcatgAGCTAGTCAAGTGTTATATTATAAAAACCCTCACATCCAAAGCATCACAATGCAATGTTCTTGCATCCATGACATGTGCGAGAGGGTTACATGTATGGCCTTGAAAGGCCGTGATGGACACATTGTAAGGACCTcaacccgagtgggttcctatatataaatttttcagttgacgcacataaatctaaattatttttgttatcagaacactaattagttttattacaaatatatgtttcaactagtaaaatgaaaatttttaaaattctaaaatacacaaacatattttaaattgtattatactaaatttttattttactctaCTTTTTCTACTCCCGTCCATGCACTTACTACGCTAGATTTCTGGTATACTCTTCCAAATTATCTTAAATGTAAAATaacgattggggtgagacgacgctcaataagtaaataagattattattagtgtgtggccaaaatgagctttcataatattatactttcataaaataatatttaatactataacttcaaaactacttttaaaataaatgtaaatttaaaaatttctacataaaatttttaccatcaactacagcagtaaaattttataaccacatactataattattaaattaaacttttatttaattatatacatatatacttttccttatacgtttactttagatcatcatttaggcacaaaaatgaccatattcacataaacatatatttttccttcaaatcatcaatagttctgtacacgtaattaaatatgtatatacatatattataaaaatcactcTTAGGTTTGTTAGCCATGAATAATGTTTCTGTTAGCTGTAAGTCATGTTTCTGTTaaccgtaagtcatgtttacccccatgattgggttgtgcgatCTGAAAACTGGACTTAATTAGCTGGTTGGCCAAACTAAATTaacgtacataatcattaagtgagattttctttaTTAAATCCTAGTTCGACCCagatgtgcactcaggagaaatccactaccatataaaacaaCTCTGTAAATagcgtgggtgcactctgatccgtttaaactttaagttacggtaccgaacattcgtaattttctgtatagTCTGAGTCATAaaaggttttgaaaatattttaatatataatttaaataatatcattaaaatctcatttttactcatattttcgtgaaatacaccatgcaaaaatcaactcatgtcatctttactcatattttcatgaaatatgtaacgtaaaaataaacttatgccacacaattttcgtgtcaaaaatattttcttgaatagaaattaatgttgtaaaatacttGAGGgctttagaatatttcttaactcaaaaataaacgcaagtatattaaagataaaactagtataattaaatatgtgtaaaaataaactcgaaaaaattttatgaaaataactaacaaaatcaaatttacttacaaataaattcgggtataaatttcaaataaaaatctaacataatcaaatttacttacctcttacttaaccttgtgataCAATCACAacgaattttaattataaaaaaattccccctccaccactaattctttcactcactaatctttatCTTCCTTTgtaaattttttgtgaaaaatgaaggttgagagctttttatttataggaaaattttggggaagaaaatggaatttgtaaaagtgtgagaagagaggtgaaattataatttttttaaaataaaggaatgGGCATGAGATGGgaggtatgggatggggatgggggTACATGTGAGGAAAATGGGAGTACTTGCCGAcactcctatttaattaaattttaattaatttactttaatttatttattattattttttaaatcattattattatcattgttattatttttaaattatgttttagtatatatatatatatatatatatatattgaaaaagaattaagtttgaatttcaaaaactcatgtagGCCCCACACGACTTTCGGACTTCATGTGGACCGGTCTTATGGGCCCcgtataggatacctatattattattattattattattattattattattattattattattattattattatgtcaatcaaaacattattttatgtatatgtacttatttacatgtgcaaacagtgtctaccttgtttatcctatgaaatttcatttccATGCAAACCTCCAgagagcgactgagccgcaatggtctctgaacacttgctaagataaggtctttcttaggcatcaaacatggaatcaagaatcctacaaaaaaacatgactgtattgatattaacttaatgtgtaagaacccgacccgagataggtgtattaaataaataagaaagagaaggaaaatttaaaagggggtAAAAATGACcaaggctcgtcaacgaggcttctTTTCTTATCGATGAGGTCTCTTGTGCAGTTCAGCGACGAGATAAagtgattcgtcgatgaggagataccgagagattttgggaaatcctgaaatctcaggctcgtcgacaagtccaccTTGGCATCGGCAAACTTCCTTCTGCAGACCGTCGACGAGTTTGGCTgggtcaaccaagttataaatatctaaatcacttgcttaatgagaaagaaaccaaaaacctctctctctctctctctctctctctctctctcacttgaaCACACACTATCTCTAGGATTTCGGACCGTCAATTGtcggaatcaacgatccgacattagtacgtggatcaagaggagaatctctacataTATAACGAATCGAAATTTTGATTCGAGGAGTTTTGGATTTTGACCAAagatcgaggtaagggtctgatatCATTTTCGTTTCGATAAATATGTAGTGGTAAGAATTATAAtgaagtatagttctttgatgtttaggttttggaaaatcggttcgtagttttgaagacgtagagttcgtgttttagttttcaagttaaggtaaggggattctatttatatcagttattttttaagtcggaatcggtaaacatgtagtttacgattgtatgtatgttttggctacttatttgggaaaatttgtcAAGTGAAAATAtaagatttttgggttatagttttagAGAAAATTGAGGGTTTCGAGTAttatctctatttctattggaaaatcgtatgttgcaTAAAACTGTAGTAATAAGATGatcgtacctatatttgtattaaactttattctcgaattgaaaacaatatgattttttgtatactcaaataagtgtggaatgaactatgtatgtaaaatgtttcaggttttgtaaaacaactatggcggctaattaccgtaagcttagggggtataggaacatgagttccaaaattgttccaggttttgtgaaatttgccacatCTCGGCTAATTACTatgggcaaacgccatgtctcggctaaataccatggacgagagtgtctggctctatatccgagggtgtgaaatatctcCTGTTTGTTccagttggtcaccgatgggtgtgagtggacaccgtattagcaatgatatcgctgtggggcttcggttattgtagggtatcgggtgctcgagtgtgacgacactgactgtatgtttggtatcgtatgtactggaactagattatgaaaaatactgaaactgtatcgtattatgttttatattgaaataAAACTTGTatgtcatacactgatataacttgttttcttccttaatgagaggtgtttcaccccgattatacaaatattttttaggtccttcgagtagccgaaactagcatcctagtgttcaGGAGTGTGGGTATTGATTAGCTACGTATAGTACTTGAGTAGGTACTGATTTTTGTAACTAGGTTGTCTTTgttggtttttgtagacacctggggtatgtacTTCATTTTGGAGCGTggactctagtcatgtatagactttggtacggtacgttgtatgtatcaaaaagaacatttttgttgcgtatttgatgtgtatgtatgtgtatgtgattgtgtatagggtttatgtGTACCCtatggggtcgaaccctcattcaatGTAGTATtaggtatgttttaattgatatagagacaagttaggttgCCTAATTCACTCACACTTGAGGCCCatttgcgggttcggggcatgacaacttggtatcagagcaaaatcAGGTTATTAGGTCTTATAGAATTGGTTAGGCATGAATatatgtacataccagagtataggatataggacataggtagagtaggtcgagggttgtcttgtagctagatgaagactcattggcggtgttctgtgtttttcctagaatgatgatttcagtaaaaccacggcaaaccattgatggttttgtgtcgGTGTCGTgggacagacctggacccgtgagagttgtagttaacatgattagcttcTAATGATTGTATTAACTGTGTATGATGTAGGAATTCTAACAGATTCTTATCCtattttcataatggagcccaaggataacaacttggaaagtggttctaaggggactgcgagtgatgagtctccttctctGCCTCGGTATTTGACGAGGCAAGTCATGCAGAAGATCGGTCGAAGTGTTAGGATACGTGAGTACTCTCCTACTACTACGTGTTGTACCATAAAGAGGTTCTGTAACGTCCTCAAATTCTTGATATAAAATGTAGCATAATAAAGAagatggtcaacccgaacccgtgggtagcggggatagcttGACGTAAACAGCAGAAAcgtaagcagcagtaaaataatatctcaatcatccaaccataaaacataataccagagtttactacatcatcaaaatattgtatctatatatatacaatttccaaaaagtcaaaataacactaggatcatacaacaaaaatctcctgatcctaattCGAcccttacccttctagtagggaagctaaacccactcaatggcggccttgacccgccggtccctccggttttcctgaaaatcatttaatattcgaggctgagacacttctcagtaagggaaaataaactataTACGGCTTTgtggcaatatgaacatttaatgcaattatacatatacagtacatttcatatatcggtaAACATTCATTGTATCATGCTGAAAaatcgtatactttcatatttgctaataaatcatattgtacataaacatctgttataattgataatactaaaaacatgcccaggatgaatagctagctaatgtcatgtattaccctccatgacgggttgtgtagtccgaaggcgggacccaataatggctggccaaccactgtcgagtaaaaaatgtttgtaagtacgatgggctcgccacaccctggtctggactgctaggtggacatccacactctactgaaagccacatcgactatccatttcccaccccctcgtggggtggttagtactaatctgatcataaacatctgatctataagctactgtatcgtgctcctgaactaaactaaactaacatccgggttctgataacatatagtacatgataatatagcatctttcatagtttcataaatacggccttgcgctgaacatttcataaatatggcctcgtgccataatcatttcatatatccacggcctcgcgccggaatcatacataaatacggcctcgcgccgaattCATACATAAATgcatcattctgaaaataatcgatttatcatgtatttttgtCAAcgtcataatgtactgtatactttcataatttctcaaaccacacttcattcatatcattatcatatcataataattttccacgtaaaataatattcatgccacacattttttgtataaaaccatacattgcatactaaaaatcataatttctggcatctcatacatacatatatatatatatatatatatatatatttcaacatattagcagtatttttctccaacgtacatttccttcgtaatctaTAGATTTAACACATGCTTTCCTAAatataacttttctcataaataataataatttgcatgaaagcaactactttagtttattcccttacctgactactgagaaagcccctaaaatatcctagtctaacccTCGTAGAACTTCTtaatcaataccttgaaactgaaaatttctagtattaaacctcagtattttcgcgtttatatcatttcctataactaccacaagaccaaatttggcttaaaaagtcttacctcaacttagggatgatttccaacttactttcaccaacgatccgctctagcagatttgaagagaacttccccaggagggtcgtggtgacttcggattgtcgatccggtgtaaatctggcccaaaattgatg
It encodes the following:
- the LOC131153405 gene encoding receptor-like protein 53, with protein sequence MGRICFWAFSLFLLVSVAQLFFPAVDSKTYWEDIEALKELKNGLDRGSVSPGSCLSSWNFTVDPCDNLFGERFTCGFRCDVVVSGTSRVTELSLDQAGYAGNLTSAALNLPYLETLDLSGNYFAGSIPDSLPNLTRLRRLGLSTNSFSGEIPASIGSLSNLEELALDSNGFQGTIPASLNGLTRLKRLQLQANKLSGEFPDLSSLKNLFLLDASDNAISGKLPANFPPSVVQISMRNNNLSGLIPEKSIEHLGSLQVMDLSNNILTGAVPSVLFTHPSLQQLTLSFNRFSSVQEPGKTAAGKSGLIAVDISNNELRGLLPAFLGLMPKLTAVSLEKNKFTGMVPIGYALKAVFPGAGVSPLGRLLLGGNYLFGPIPSPLKQLKAEQATVTLDDNCLYSCPLTFFFCQGAEQKPLRVCRKFGPVIPRSL